AAAAAGTTTACACGATCACGATGGCCGTCCCCGTCACCGACGCCACGGGCCGACGGGCCATCGGCGTCATCAAGACCGATCTCCGGATCAAGGAGTTTTTCGAGGCCGTCACCCAGGTCCATCTGGCCAAGTCGGACCATACCATGCTCGCCAGCTCGGACGGCAGCCTGATTTTCTGCCCGATCTTTCTGGTCCGAAACCATACGCTTCAGCCCGCCCTGATGCGGGCCATCTTTAAAGACGAAGCAGGGTGGGCGATCACGCGGGCCGACGTCCATTACGGCGGGACGAACACCATCGACGGGTTTGCGCCGGTTCCGGTCGCGTCGGACATCCATCCCGCCAGTTTCAACGGAAACCGGTGGTATATCTTCACCAGCCAGAATCCGGCCGAGACCTATGCCCCCATCAATACCTTGCTGAACTGGATCCTCCTCACGGGCGGCTCGGGGGCCGTGCTGCTGCTGGTTCTGGGACTCCGCGCGGCCAATTACGTCGTCCGGCCCTTGCAGGACCTCCGGCAGGGCGTCAAATTGATCGGGTTTGGAAACCTGAATCACCGTCTGGCGATTCGGACCGGGGATGAAATCCAGGAACTGGCGGACGAATTCAACGAGATGGCGTTCAAGCTGCAGACCGCCTACACCCACCTGGAACAGAAGGTCGCGGAACGAACTGAACAATTGGCGGCGGTCAACAAAATCACCCGGACGATCAGTTCCAAACTCAACATGATCGAGATCTTCGACTCGATCTGCGACGAGGCGAATAAATTGCTGGACTACGACCGGATCAGTCTCTCGCTGCTCGACGACCACCGGCAGCAGATCGCGTTCCGGCTGGTCCGGATGAAAAACGAGGCCACCGTGGTTCACGACCGTCCGCGGTCCAGGACCGGGACGGTCATCGGACGGGTCGTGGAATCCAAACGGCCCTTTATTCGCGCGGACGTCCGCGAGGCTTCCGAATTCGTCGAAGACCGGCTCCTCCGGAACGAGGAACTGCGGTCCTACATCGTCGTGCCCCTCGTGGCCCAGAACCAATCGATCGGAACGCTGAACCTGGCCGGCCGTCGCCCGGGGACCTATACCGATCGAACCCTGGAGATCCTGATCCCGATCGCCGAGCAGCTGGCGATCGCCGTTGAAACGATCCGCCTGTTCCAGGAGACGAAGAAACTCGATCAGCTGAAGTCGGACTTCGTCTCCAAAGTCTCTCACGAGCTCCGGACCCCCCTGACCTCGATCAAGGGGTTCGCCGAGATCCTGCTGTCCTACGAGGACGTGGATCCCAAAACCCGGCAGGAATTTATTTCTATCATCAACGAAGAGAGCGAGCGGCTGACCCGCTTGATCAACGACATCCTCGACATCTCGAAAATCGAGGCCGGCAAACTCGAATGGCATATCCAGCCCCTTTCACCGTCCGAGATCGTGGTCCACACCGTGAAATCCGTCCGGGCCGTGGCGCTGGAAAAGAACCTTCCCATCCTGATCGACGTTCCCGAAAACCTTCCGAAGATTCGGGGGGACCGGGACCAGCTCATCCAGGTGATGGACAACCTGCTGGGAAACGCCATCAAGTTTTCGAGCGGCGGTCACATCACCGTTCAGGGGGCGCAGGAAGACGGCGCGGTCCGGATCTCGGTCATCGACACCGGGATCGGGATCCCGGCCGAGGACCTCCAGAAGATCTTCGA
This genomic interval from Nitrospiria bacterium contains the following:
- a CDS encoding ATP-binding protein, with the translated sequence MDPLRIFKSVRTKITVLILGVGLLVVLMGLSVTYGVARNHLQNTIGAQYRELALETGQKVQLIIEANVQEITVLALSSDIRSSVESANAVYSKKRLSEADVRKRIETVVALWKRSQGAEDPFVRGFLANPASGLIHGFLQDPDERSEHFSLIVTDQRGLLVGADAKPARVFYGDEVWWQAAFNGGRGSTYISDVKLLEEPVEGSEKVYTITMAVPVTDATGRRAIGVIKTDLRIKEFFEAVTQVHLAKSDHTMLASSDGSLIFCPIFLVRNHTLQPALMRAIFKDEAGWAITRADVHYGGTNTIDGFAPVPVASDIHPASFNGNRWYIFTSQNPAETYAPINTLLNWILLTGGSGAVLLLVLGLRAANYVVRPLQDLRQGVKLIGFGNLNHRLAIRTGDEIQELADEFNEMAFKLQTAYTHLEQKVAERTEQLAAVNKITRTISSKLNMIEIFDSICDEANKLLDYDRISLSLLDDHRQQIAFRLVRMKNEATVVHDRPRSRTGTVIGRVVESKRPFIRADVREASEFVEDRLLRNEELRSYIVVPLVAQNQSIGTLNLAGRRPGTYTDRTLEILIPIAEQLAIAVETIRLFQETKKLDQLKSDFVSKVSHELRTPLTSIKGFAEILLSYEDVDPKTRQEFISIINEESERLTRLINDILDISKIEAGKLEWHIQPLSPSEIVVHTVKSVRAVALEKNLPILIDVPENLPKIRGDRDQLIQVMDNLLGNAIKFSSGGHITVQGAQEDGAVRISVIDTGIGIPAEDLQKIFDKFHRLGDTRSGKPRGTGLGLSICREIILHLGGRIWCESQPGKGSRFHFTVPVWREGLPDGPPDPEQPEASPSRDSGRTILSGDA